Proteins encoded in a region of the Calditrichota bacterium genome:
- a CDS encoding phosphoribosylformylglycinamidine cyclo-ligase yields the protein MNHLPARPQYQYALAQFAHLVGIIVDYRAAGVDIAAGDRVVAGIKERLGKDGRRIGHFGGAFPLDASRYRKPVLVSSIDGVGTKISVALAMGELEGVGCDLVHHSINDLAVCGAEPLFFLDYIAMGRLDSDAALAAVGGIVKACKEWDVALVGGETAEMPGVYRESEIDLVGTIVGIMDEADRIDGETIVEGDVLIGFPSSGLHTNGFSLARRVLSDAGIGYDRYVSELGSTVGAALLAGHRCYLKEIRALRSAYRVKGLAHITGGGLEGNTHRIIPHGLQAVFSWGEWPVPPIFGYLKRTGSLTDDAVRPAFNMGIGLLAALSPPDARQALASGEWTFAPMQVGVVKAI from the coding sequence ATCAATCATCTCCCAGCGCGTCCGCAATACCAATATGCTCTGGCGCAATTCGCTCATCTGGTAGGAATCATAGTGGATTATCGCGCAGCCGGCGTCGATATTGCCGCCGGCGATCGGGTCGTCGCCGGAATCAAGGAACGACTCGGGAAGGACGGGCGCCGGATCGGGCACTTTGGCGGAGCATTCCCCCTCGATGCAAGTCGCTACCGCAAGCCGGTTCTGGTATCATCGATCGACGGCGTTGGAACGAAGATCTCGGTCGCATTGGCGATGGGGGAACTCGAAGGAGTCGGGTGCGATCTGGTGCATCACTCCATCAACGACCTCGCCGTCTGCGGCGCCGAGCCGCTCTTCTTCCTCGACTACATCGCGATGGGCCGACTCGATTCCGATGCCGCTCTCGCCGCTGTGGGCGGTATTGTAAAAGCCTGCAAGGAGTGGGATGTTGCTTTGGTTGGAGGCGAAACTGCCGAAATGCCGGGGGTCTATCGAGAGAGCGAAATCGACCTCGTCGGGACAATTGTCGGGATTATGGACGAGGCCGATCGAATTGATGGTGAGACTATTGTCGAAGGTGATGTTCTCATTGGCTTTCCCTCCTCGGGACTCCACACCAACGGCTTCAGTCTGGCACGGCGCGTCCTGTCCGACGCCGGCATCGGCTACGACCGTTATGTGAGCGAATTGGGATCGACTGTTGGCGCGGCACTGCTTGCCGGGCATCGTTGTTACCTAAAGGAAATTCGGGCTCTGCGGTCGGCATACAGGGTGAAAGGTCTCGCCCATATCACCGGGGGAGGCTTGGAAGGGAATACCCACCGGATCATTCCTCATGGTCTGCAAGCGGTTTTCTCATGGGGGGAATGGCCGGTGCCTCCGATTTTTGGCTACTTAAAGCGAACCGGAAGTCTTACTGATGACGCCGTGCGCCCGGCATTCAACATGGGGATCGGCCTGTTGGCGGCACTAAGCCCCCCTGATGCGAGGCAGGCATTGGCATCCGGTGAATGGACGTTTGCACCGATGCAAGTCGGTGTCGTGAAAGCGATTTAA
- the mce gene encoding methylmalonyl-CoA epimerase, with product MLPVDLNLPPGCAIDHIAIAVEDLDAGESLYSQFGLAAGRESIASEGVEVSFIATAGTRIELIRPLGPDTPVGRFLLRNGPGLHHIAIVVPNIDSTLEQLVGQGARLVGERVRTGAAGRSVAFLHPRSTGGVLIELIAAS from the coding sequence ATGCTTCCCGTTGATCTCAATCTGCCGCCCGGCTGCGCCATCGATCATATTGCCATTGCGGTGGAGGATCTTGATGCCGGTGAAAGCCTTTATAGCCAATTCGGGCTGGCTGCCGGACGCGAGTCCATAGCAAGCGAAGGTGTTGAGGTCTCCTTCATTGCAACCGCAGGCACAAGGATCGAACTTATACGACCGCTAGGGCCCGACACCCCGGTGGGACGATTTCTCTTGCGAAACGGCCCCGGTTTGCACCATATAGCAATCGTCGTTCCAAATATAGATTCGACGCTCGAACAGTTGGTCGGGCAGGGTGCCCGATTGGTGGGCGAACGGGTGCGAACGGGCGCAGCAGGCCGAAGCGTTGCCTTCCTGCATCCCCGTTCGACCGGAGGGGTCCTAATAGAACTTATCGCCGCGTCGTAA
- a CDS encoding aminotransferase class I/II-fold pyridoxal phosphate-dependent enzyme: MIKPEWGFDTLCVHGSEGIDPRTGAVAPPIYQSSTFAFQNADHGEQLFRGEAKGYIYSRLGNPTEECLEREMAFLEKGEASLALSSGMAAEVAVILTLCKTGDNYVSSATVYGGTHAMNIGLMPRFGIEAREVRATHLDELEAAIDDRTRLLFIETPANPTLDIIDIEACAQIARRHGILLVVDNTFATPLLQRPLEFGADVVVHSATKYIGGHGDTVAGIIVGSAGLIKQVRKETLNHIGSCISPFNAWLLLRGLKTLAVRMRRHSSNALQVAQYLTFHPRIRQVYYPGLRFHPGHELARHQMSDFGGMLAFDIKGSREDGKRLMDAVELCTLAVSLGDCDTLICHPASTTHSSYNTEQLEQAGISETLIRLSVGIEDARDICADLGQALKRINEPG; this comes from the coding sequence ATGATCAAACCGGAATGGGGTTTCGACACCCTCTGCGTACACGGTTCAGAGGGAATCGATCCACGCACCGGCGCCGTCGCGCCACCTATTTATCAAAGTTCTACCTTCGCCTTCCAGAATGCCGATCACGGCGAGCAACTCTTCCGTGGCGAAGCGAAGGGCTACATTTACTCCCGTCTCGGCAACCCGACTGAGGAGTGTCTCGAGCGCGAGATGGCATTTCTCGAAAAGGGTGAAGCCTCGCTCGCTCTATCTTCGGGAATGGCGGCTGAAGTCGCCGTCATCCTGACGCTTTGCAAGACCGGAGACAATTACGTTTCGTCGGCTACGGTCTATGGCGGGACGCATGCAATGAATATCGGGCTGATGCCCCGGTTCGGTATAGAGGCTCGTGAAGTGCGCGCTACACATCTGGACGAACTCGAAGCCGCTATCGACGACCGGACCCGACTACTGTTCATCGAGACCCCTGCCAATCCAACGCTCGACATCATCGACATCGAAGCCTGTGCTCAAATCGCCCGGAGGCACGGCATCCTTCTGGTGGTGGACAATACCTTTGCCACCCCGCTCTTACAGCGTCCGCTTGAGTTTGGCGCCGATGTCGTCGTTCATAGCGCGACGAAATACATCGGCGGACACGGCGACACGGTGGCCGGCATCATCGTTGGTTCGGCAGGACTTATCAAGCAGGTGCGCAAGGAGACCCTCAACCATATCGGCAGTTGTATCAGTCCGTTCAACGCCTGGCTGCTTTTGCGGGGACTTAAGACCCTCGCCGTCCGGATGCGACGGCATTCGAGCAACGCACTGCAGGTAGCCCAGTATCTGACCTTTCACCCGCGGATTCGACAGGTCTATTATCCCGGGCTCCGGTTTCATCCCGGGCATGAACTGGCGCGACATCAGATGAGCGATTTTGGGGGCATGCTCGCCTTCGACATCAAAGGCAGCCGCGAAGACGGCAAGAGACTCATGGATGCAGTTGAACTCTGCACCCTTGCCGTCAGTCTGGGGGATTGCGATACCCTTATTTGCCACCCGGCTTCAACAACGCACTCATCTTACAACACTGAACAGTTGGAGCAAGCCGGAATCAGCGAAACGCTCATCCGGCTGTCGGTGGGGATTGAGGATGCCAGGGATATTTGCGCCGACCTCGGGCAGGCGCTGAAACGGATCAACGAGCCCGGATAG
- a CDS encoding phenylalanine--tRNA ligase subunit beta — protein MKFSYNWLRDLVPFDQSPEALADILTSLGHAVDGIDTVGAAWTGIVVGKVLECAPIEGSDHLSLCRVEAGRDEALPVVCGAPNVAAGQTIAFALPGARLPGGFEITSRKVRGVLSHGMICSERELGLSDEHKGILVLPNDLPVGTPLEEHLAPRDWVFDIDITFNRPDCLSHLGIARELSAKLRISLNLPLTGGLSRQQTNDVLASGALGVGSLPLEIRIEDTQHCPRYTARLVEDVTVASAPLWMQDRLRAVGLRPINNIVDITNFLLHETGHPLHAFDYRLIEQGRVIVRNAAEGERFTTLDGRERLLTAEDLLIADPVKGIALAGVMGGLNSEINDATRDVLIECAVFEPTGIRRTSQRLGLVSDSSRRFERGVDPDATPYVAARAAWLMAELAGGRPVEEALDVQPAAFQPRLVSFRPSRGRSLLTLDLDDAAMASHLKALGCEVESQSSGDGTERLSVTVPSWRHDLNEEADLIEEVARLEGYDAVVPAVRSQLPLVRDPAQDRSRRRVSQIKHAMVQLGLREAIPWTLVPVSDGSGSKANADAHRLINPISDDLAFLRASLLPGLLQAAVRNFNQGHRMIRLFEWGRTFEKAGNDSTRPVERLKLGIILAGYLREKSWGDAGCNWTIHHVKGLALDALRLLDVDNVSQIDYLVPEGFSTGATLSRGETGTSAIVGHYGALKADLARRFDADFPVWYVEFEGEPLLGASPIGTTTYHPLPRYPAVLRDLALVVEKGVPAGRVEDLLQRTGGELIVGARLFDLFEGGGVGDSRKSLAFHLIFRSHDRTLTDGEVDKLVNGMVAAAKLEFAAELRG, from the coding sequence ATGAAATTCTCTTACAACTGGCTCCGCGATCTGGTGCCGTTTGACCAGTCGCCGGAAGCCCTTGCCGATATCCTTACCTCCCTTGGGCATGCCGTCGATGGAATCGATACAGTCGGTGCCGCATGGACCGGCATCGTCGTCGGCAAGGTGCTCGAGTGCGCACCTATCGAAGGCAGCGACCACCTTTCGCTCTGCCGTGTCGAAGCCGGCCGGGACGAAGCGCTCCCGGTTGTCTGCGGCGCGCCCAATGTCGCTGCGGGCCAAACCATCGCATTTGCCCTGCCGGGCGCCCGGCTCCCCGGAGGTTTCGAGATTACCTCGCGCAAAGTGCGCGGCGTCCTCTCGCATGGGATGATCTGTAGCGAGCGTGAACTGGGTCTTTCCGACGAACACAAGGGCATCCTCGTGCTGCCCAATGACCTTCCAGTAGGAACTCCGCTGGAAGAGCACCTCGCGCCGAGGGACTGGGTCTTCGACATAGACATTACCTTCAACCGCCCCGACTGCCTTTCACACCTTGGCATCGCCCGGGAATTGTCGGCCAAATTGCGCATTTCGCTCAACCTGCCATTAACCGGCGGCCTGTCAAGGCAGCAAACGAACGACGTTCTTGCGAGCGGAGCATTAGGTGTGGGTTCCCTGCCGCTGGAGATCAGGATCGAGGATACTCAACACTGCCCCCGCTACACCGCACGGCTTGTGGAAGACGTGACCGTCGCCTCCGCACCGCTCTGGATGCAAGACCGGCTCCGCGCAGTCGGCCTCAGACCGATCAACAACATCGTCGATATCACCAACTTCCTGCTACACGAGACCGGCCATCCTCTTCACGCCTTCGACTATCGCCTGATTGAACAAGGCAGGGTCATCGTTCGTAATGCAGCCGAAGGCGAGCGCTTCACCACACTCGATGGCAGGGAGCGTCTGCTTACAGCCGAAGACCTTTTGATCGCCGATCCGGTGAAGGGTATCGCACTTGCCGGCGTTATGGGCGGACTCAATAGCGAGATCAACGACGCCACCCGGGACGTTCTGATTGAGTGTGCGGTCTTCGAGCCGACGGGCATTCGACGGACTTCGCAGCGTCTTGGCTTGGTGAGCGATTCGTCACGCCGGTTCGAACGGGGAGTCGATCCTGATGCGACACCCTATGTCGCCGCCCGTGCAGCTTGGTTGATGGCAGAATTGGCAGGCGGTCGACCGGTTGAGGAAGCGCTTGACGTTCAGCCGGCTGCTTTTCAACCCAGGTTGGTCTCTTTTCGCCCCTCCCGCGGTCGTAGTCTGCTCACCCTCGACCTGGACGACGCCGCGATGGCGTCTCACTTGAAAGCGCTCGGCTGCGAAGTCGAATCTCAATCGTCAGGCGATGGCACGGAACGACTATCGGTTACCGTCCCTTCCTGGCGGCACGACTTGAACGAGGAAGCCGACCTGATCGAAGAAGTCGCCCGCCTCGAAGGTTACGACGCCGTCGTGCCGGCGGTTAGGTCGCAACTGCCACTGGTGCGCGATCCGGCTCAAGACCGATCCCGCCGGCGAGTCAGCCAGATCAAGCACGCTATGGTGCAACTCGGTTTGCGCGAAGCGATCCCCTGGACTTTGGTGCCGGTGTCGGATGGAAGCGGATCGAAGGCTAACGCTGATGCCCACAGACTAATCAACCCCATCAGCGACGACCTTGCGTTCCTGCGCGCCAGTCTGCTGCCCGGCCTACTTCAAGCCGCGGTCCGGAACTTCAATCAAGGCCACCGGATGATCCGGCTCTTCGAGTGGGGGCGCACCTTCGAAAAGGCTGGTAATGATTCGACCCGGCCAGTCGAACGACTGAAACTCGGCATCATTCTTGCCGGTTATCTCCGCGAAAAGTCCTGGGGGGATGCCGGATGCAATTGGACGATTCACCATGTGAAGGGTCTGGCGCTCGACGCGCTTCGTCTGCTCGATGTTGACAATGTCAGTCAGATTGATTACCTTGTTCCTGAGGGGTTTTCCACCGGCGCGACCTTAAGTCGCGGAGAAACGGGAACGTCGGCAATTGTCGGGCATTACGGCGCTCTCAAGGCGGATCTTGCCCGTCGGTTCGATGCCGACTTTCCGGTCTGGTATGTGGAATTTGAAGGCGAGCCACTGCTGGGGGCTTCGCCGATCGGGACAACGACTTATCATCCCCTTCCGCGCTATCCGGCGGTATTGCGCGATTTAGCACTGGTCGTCGAAAAGGGAGTTCCAGCCGGTCGGGTCGAGGACTTACTGCAGAGGACTGGCGGGGAGTTGATTGTCGGAGCCCGGCTGTTCGATCTTTTTGAAGGAGGTGGAGTTGGCGACAGCCGTAAGTCGCTGGCTTTTCACCTTATCTTCCGAAGCCATGATCGAACCCTGACCGATGGTGAAGTCGATAAACTGGTGAACGGAATGGTCGCTGCGGCGAAGCTTGAGTTCGCCGCCGAACTCCGCGGCTGA
- the plsY gene encoding glycerol-3-phosphate 1-O-acyltransferase PlsY translates to MDVCTDASRCRESDLMAAAVTSLLLAYLIGSFPTGVLVSKVILGRDVREFGSGNPGAVNVWRVFGLGWGLFVVTFDAGKGFLAVLLTESLTGGNWETLPTWGGLAAVIGHIWSPFTRFRGGKGAGVAWGMGLAVMPFAALIALGLWLVVAALTRYASVAALSAVLFYSGQALVFGSGQLKDKSAWMILPILLTWTHRSNLRRLLERRELRIGHDESLTRQARSA, encoded by the coding sequence ATGGACGTTTGCACCGATGCAAGTCGGTGTCGTGAAAGCGATTTAATGGCAGCGGCAGTCACATCGCTCCTTCTGGCTTACCTGATAGGCTCCTTTCCAACCGGGGTTCTGGTGAGCAAGGTTATTCTGGGACGAGACGTTCGGGAGTTCGGCAGCGGCAACCCCGGTGCGGTCAACGTCTGGAGAGTTTTCGGCTTGGGCTGGGGCTTGTTCGTCGTTACTTTCGATGCCGGAAAGGGTTTTTTGGCGGTTCTACTGACCGAGTCGCTAACTGGTGGCAACTGGGAGACTTTACCGACTTGGGGCGGCCTGGCTGCGGTAATCGGGCACATTTGGTCGCCATTCACCAGGTTTCGCGGCGGGAAAGGCGCCGGTGTCGCCTGGGGAATGGGGCTGGCAGTGATGCCGTTCGCTGCTTTGATCGCACTGGGACTCTGGCTGGTCGTTGCGGCTCTGACCCGATACGCTTCCGTAGCCGCATTATCTGCGGTTCTCTTTTACTCCGGGCAGGCTCTCGTTTTCGGCAGCGGTCAGTTGAAGGATAAGAGCGCCTGGATGATCCTGCCAATTCTCCTTACCTGGACGCATCGCTCCAACTTGCGACGCCTTCTGGAGAGGCGCGAGTTGCGCATCGGACATGACGAGAGCCTCACCCGGCAGGCACGTTCGGCTTAG
- a CDS encoding cell division protein ZapA: MNNKELMNRADHNGDETVSVTIFGQEYPIRASGDVDYIRNVARFVDERMTLVEEQTAIRTPARIAILAALNIADELFTLRREKDRILSEFEEKARELSEALNQGINNL, translated from the coding sequence GTGAACAATAAAGAACTTATGAACCGTGCCGATCATAATGGCGACGAGACCGTCTCGGTGACGATCTTTGGCCAGGAATACCCCATTCGCGCTTCCGGCGATGTGGACTACATCCGCAATGTAGCCCGCTTTGTCGATGAGCGCATGACCCTGGTCGAGGAGCAGACCGCTATTCGGACTCCCGCCCGGATAGCGATTTTGGCGGCGCTCAATATCGCCGATGAACTCTTCACGCTGAGGCGCGAAAAGGATAGAATCCTGAGTGAATTTGAGGAGAAAGCGCGAGAACTATCGGAAGCGCTGAATCAGGGCATCAACAACTTGTAG
- a CDS encoding cyclic nucleotide-binding domain-containing protein, translated as MKFEELLGAAGLTRDFNEEEISALASVAEERRFPKGSEVIREDSKSRDLFVISRGRVSIRLTLPTEIGKEEVIYTMRDGQIFGELSLVDGSPRSATVRTEDEVVCHQFEYVRLAQLLDDRPRIGYLLMRNLASIISQRVRNTNMLWRNSLIW; from the coding sequence ATGAAATTCGAGGAACTCCTTGGTGCCGCCGGCTTGACTCGCGACTTCAACGAAGAGGAAATATCGGCGCTCGCCTCTGTGGCGGAAGAGAGACGCTTTCCCAAAGGCTCGGAGGTGATCCGTGAGGATTCCAAGTCGCGGGATCTCTTTGTAATCTCACGAGGACGAGTCTCTATCAGGCTGACCCTCCCAACCGAAATCGGTAAGGAAGAGGTCATCTATACGATGCGGGACGGTCAGATATTCGGGGAACTTTCGCTTGTCGATGGTTCACCGCGATCGGCGACTGTTCGCACCGAAGACGAGGTCGTCTGCCATCAGTTCGAATACGTCCGACTTGCGCAACTGCTCGATGACCGTCCCCGCATCGGTTATCTCCTGATGCGCAACCTCGCATCAATCATCTCCCAGCGCGTCCGCAATACCAATATGCTCTGGCGCAATTCGCTCATCTGGTAG
- a CDS encoding tryptophanase, protein MTPFTPPEAIRFEPYKIKVVEPIEAASPLDPSSVARREALLQEAGYNLFNIPARDVTIDLLTDSGTGAMSQEQWAAMMVGDESYARATSFDRFEAAVRGVIGEAFHIIPTHQGRAAENILFHVLGEFACEYQRDIAGAECVVCCDGRKPLRRRILINSFFDTTAANVLLHGRLTEDDRNGSSAEASLPPARRRRQDQRLKMASLITRNQLVVDQSQQDRFEHGIFGGNIDLDALERQLGNPDHLAAVMMVMLTITNNTGGGLPVSLSNMRAMRQMIDHYGSRLEPVLDGLPPLPFFFDAARFAENAWFIQQYEPGHKGRPVAEIAREMFSLVDGCTMSAKKDGLVNMGGFIATRHPVLRDRCREHMVEIEGFYTYGGLSGRDLEALAVGIVEGVNDARLTQRIGQVQRLWSQLHDSGIPVKSPCGGHGVFLAGRAYWSDADRIRIAPEDLPGQTLAVMLYRDYGIRSCEIGTVMFGDWDPATGRASRVAPVEDYVRLALPRRVYTDAHLDYVASAIVDLHRKRSQIPWRGMKFIHRPEALPHFLSRFEPLVR, encoded by the coding sequence ATGACTCCCTTTACTCCGCCTGAGGCGATCCGTTTCGAGCCGTACAAGATAAAAGTAGTCGAGCCGATCGAAGCCGCCTCGCCGCTCGATCCGTCGTCGGTCGCCCGTCGGGAGGCTCTCCTGCAGGAAGCCGGTTATAACCTCTTCAACATTCCGGCACGCGACGTTACGATCGATCTTCTGACCGACTCCGGCACCGGCGCTATGTCTCAGGAGCAATGGGCAGCGATGATGGTGGGCGACGAGTCGTATGCGCGAGCAACTTCATTCGACCGCTTCGAAGCCGCAGTTCGCGGCGTAATCGGCGAGGCCTTTCACATCATCCCGACCCATCAAGGACGCGCCGCCGAGAATATCCTCTTTCACGTTCTTGGCGAATTCGCCTGCGAGTATCAACGCGACATTGCAGGTGCAGAGTGCGTTGTCTGTTGCGACGGGCGAAAACCCCTGCGGCGTCGCATCCTGATCAACTCTTTCTTCGACACCACCGCCGCCAATGTGCTGCTCCATGGCCGTTTGACCGAGGATGATCGAAACGGATCGTCTGCCGAAGCATCACTCCCGCCGGCTCGTCGCCGCCGACAGGACCAAAGGCTCAAGATGGCGAGCCTCATCACCCGCAATCAACTGGTCGTCGATCAGAGCCAGCAGGACCGCTTCGAGCACGGTATTTTTGGCGGCAACATCGATCTGGATGCACTGGAACGACAACTGGGGAATCCCGACCATCTCGCTGCTGTGATGATGGTAATGCTGACTATCACCAACAACACCGGAGGCGGCCTGCCGGTATCGCTCAGCAATATGCGGGCGATGCGGCAGATGATCGATCATTACGGCTCCCGCCTCGAGCCGGTCTTGGACGGACTCCCACCGCTGCCTTTCTTCTTCGACGCCGCACGTTTTGCAGAGAATGCCTGGTTCATTCAGCAATACGAGCCGGGGCACAAGGGACGGCCGGTCGCCGAAATCGCCCGGGAGATGTTCTCGCTCGTCGATGGCTGCACGATGTCTGCCAAGAAGGATGGTCTCGTCAATATGGGCGGGTTTATCGCCACCAGGCACCCGGTACTGCGCGATCGCTGCCGGGAACATATGGTCGAGATCGAGGGCTTCTACACTTATGGCGGCTTATCCGGTCGGGACCTTGAGGCGCTGGCTGTCGGTATCGTCGAGGGGGTTAATGACGCCCGACTTACCCAGCGCATCGGGCAGGTGCAACGGCTTTGGAGCCAGTTGCACGATAGCGGCATTCCGGTCAAGTCGCCCTGCGGCGGGCACGGCGTCTTCCTTGCCGGTCGCGCCTACTGGAGCGATGCCGATCGCATTCGCATCGCACCCGAAGACCTTCCCGGTCAGACACTTGCAGTGATGCTCTACCGGGACTATGGTATCCGTTCGTGCGAAATCGGCACGGTGATGTTCGGTGATTGGGACCCCGCAACGGGACGAGCCTCCCGCGTTGCGCCAGTCGAGGATTATGTTCGCCTGGCTTTGCCGCGACGAGTCTATACCGATGCCCACCTTGACTACGTTGCCTCTGCTATCGTCGATCTGCATCGCAAGCGCAGCCAAATCCCTTGGCGGGGAATGAAGTTCATTCACCGTCCTGAAGCCCTCCCCCACTTTCTCTCCCGATTCGAACCGTTAGTGCGCTAA
- a CDS encoding NAD(P)-dependent glycerol-3-phosphate dehydrogenase, with protein MRIVVAGAGSWGTTLAIMLARRAGEVFLWEFRPDFVRQMIRERENREFLPGYPFPDNLTPIENLSAECVADLMVMAVPSHAMRRVAAIMPDGPGRNALVVSVVKGIEETTLLRMTEVLLDVWKERIAPGQVIALSGPSHAEEVIKGIPTSVVAASCDLTSAHKVQEVFSNERFRVYAHDDVVGVELGGALKNIIALAAGIADGLGFGDNTKGALMTRGLAEITRLGVKLGGRPATFAGLSGMGDLITTCTSRHSRNRFVGEALGRGRKLSEILAGMTMVAEGVRTTRSTYDLARREAVEMPIVEQVHRILFEDVDPLKATMELMSRRLKVED; from the coding sequence ATGCGTATCGTCGTAGCCGGAGCCGGGAGTTGGGGGACAACGTTGGCAATCATGCTGGCGCGTCGGGCCGGGGAGGTGTTTCTGTGGGAGTTTCGTCCCGACTTCGTCCGGCAGATGATCCGGGAGCGTGAGAATCGCGAGTTTCTGCCGGGATATCCCTTTCCCGACAATCTGACCCCCATCGAGAATCTGAGCGCCGAATGCGTTGCCGACCTGATGGTCATGGCGGTCCCTTCACATGCAATGAGGCGCGTAGCGGCAATTATGCCCGATGGCCCGGGGCGGAACGCACTGGTAGTGTCGGTAGTCAAGGGCATTGAAGAGACGACGCTTCTGCGGATGACGGAAGTCCTCCTGGATGTTTGGAAGGAGCGAATCGCCCCCGGACAGGTCATTGCCCTCTCCGGGCCGTCGCATGCCGAAGAGGTGATCAAGGGGATTCCGACGAGCGTGGTCGCGGCATCCTGCGATCTAACCTCAGCACACAAGGTTCAAGAGGTCTTTTCCAACGAGCGCTTTCGAGTCTATGCCCACGATGACGTTGTAGGGGTGGAATTAGGCGGTGCGCTGAAGAACATAATTGCGCTTGCAGCCGGCATCGCCGACGGGCTTGGCTTCGGCGACAACACCAAAGGCGCGCTGATGACCCGCGGCCTCGCCGAAATCACCCGGCTCGGCGTTAAGTTAGGCGGACGACCGGCGACCTTTGCCGGTCTCTCCGGGATGGGCGACCTTATCACCACCTGCACCAGCCGCCACAGCCGCAACCGGTTTGTCGGTGAAGCGTTGGGCCGGGGCCGTAAGTTGAGTGAGATACTGGCTGGAATGACGATGGTCGCCGAAGGCGTCCGGACAACCCGTTCGACCTACGATCTGGCGCGCCGGGAAGCGGTCGAAATGCCGATCGTCGAGCAGGTGCACCGGATCCTCTTCGAGGACGTCGATCCCCTCAAGGCGACGATGGAATTGATGTCCAGACGCCTCAAGGTGGAGGATTAG